In Methanomicrobium antiquum, one DNA window encodes the following:
- a CDS encoding MGMT family protein yields MEIRSGVCRFGLWRIRILWSENLVHKVSFERFGEESYVPPQIKLFLSGKKDTLSPLTSVALTDGHPYNNIYRAVFEIPYGETKTYSEVAEICGTHHRTVGIAMKRNPTPLIIPCHRVVSKNSLGGFTPDIMIKKSLLEIEKKKRNLAGLS; encoded by the coding sequence ATGGAGATAAGAAGCGGGGTCTGCCGCTTTGGACTTTGGAGAATCAGGATTTTATGGTCTGAAAACCTAGTTCACAAAGTATCATTTGAGCGGTTTGGAGAGGAATCATATGTACCGCCCCAGATAAAACTTTTCTTAAGCGGAAAAAAAGACACTCTTTCACCTCTCACATCAGTTGCGCTAACAGACGGTCATCCATACAATAACATTTACAGGGCAGTTTTTGAAATACCATACGGGGAGACAAAAACATACTCTGAAGTTGCTGAAATCTGCGGGACTCATCACAGAACTGTTGGAATTGCAATGAAGAGAAATCCGACTCCTCTTATAATTCCATGCCACAGGGTTGTATCCAAAAACAGTCTTGGTGGATTCACTCCTGATATTATGATAAAAAAGTCACTTTTAGAGATTGAAAAGAAAAAAAGAAATCTCGCAGGTTTATCATAG
- a CDS encoding ketopantoate reductase family protein — protein MKIAILGAGAVGLCISAKLSKICEVHAVCRQKHAKAIEKRGFVMTGIWGESNYSFKCSEMPAEDEKFDFIIITSKSNATREICEQFKDFIKDTPVISLQNGIGNEDIIKEFTDCVIGGMIITGFEWQDDGYVHVSVQASPIKLGLYPKGTNEKVKTIVSIFQKAGLDILEETNISGAIWGKTLYNAALNPLGAVMKVPYGKLLDNNAMEIISEIVKEAFEVSKAEKVTMDWKTAEEYMYYLKNNQIPSTAEHHSSMYQDLSIGKKTEIDFINGYIVKTGKNYGIKTPVNSTVVNLIKLKENLILDKTAHEN, from the coding sequence ATGAAAATTGCAATCCTTGGAGCAGGTGCGGTAGGACTGTGCATTTCTGCAAAACTCTCAAAAATATGTGAAGTTCATGCTGTATGCAGACAGAAGCACGCTAAAGCAATAGAAAAACGTGGATTTGTCATGACCGGCATATGGGGTGAGAGCAATTACTCTTTTAAATGTTCTGAAATGCCTGCCGAAGATGAAAAATTTGACTTTATAATAATTACATCCAAATCCAATGCCACAAGAGAAATCTGTGAGCAGTTTAAAGACTTCATTAAAGATACTCCTGTTATCAGTCTTCAAAACGGTATTGGGAATGAGGATATAATTAAAGAATTTACAGACTGTGTAATTGGCGGAATGATAATCACCGGTTTTGAATGGCAGGATGACGGATATGTTCATGTATCTGTACAGGCATCTCCAATAAAACTTGGATTATATCCAAAAGGAACAAATGAAAAAGTAAAAACAATAGTCAGCATTTTTCAGAAGGCAGGTCTTGATATTTTGGAAGAGACAAATATAAGTGGTGCGATTTGGGGAAAAACCCTTTATAACGCCGCTTTAAACCCTCTTGGTGCAGTTATGAAAGTTCCTTATGGAAAACTGCTCGACAACAATGCAATGGAAATAATATCCGAAATTGTAAAAGAGGCTTTTGAGGTCAGTAAGGCAGAAAAAGTCACTATGGATTGGAAAACTGCAGAGGAATACATGTATTATTTGAAAAACAATCAAATTCCGTCTACAGCAGAGCATCACTCCTCAATGTATCAGGATCTTTCAATCGGCAAAAAAACAGAAATTGATTTCATAAACGGCTATATTGTAAAAACAGGCAAAAATTACGGAATTAAAACGCCTGTTAACAGTACAGTTGTTAATCTGATTAAACTAAAAGAGAATTTGATTTTGGATAAAACAGCGCATGAAAACTAA